One bacterium genomic window, CAACCTCAAAAGAACCGCCAATCTCCTCTATGCCCTGAAGATGACTCCGGACATTGATCTGATGTATTATCGGGTTGACTTCAAGTTGGCGCCGAAGACGGGTCATCCAGAGACGGACCAGTCCAGATTAGTTTGAAAGGAGCAATGCAAATGAAAGCAGTTAAGGGCGTTTATGAGAATGGCAAGGTGGAATTGTCAGACATTTGGGGCCTCCAGGGTCCGGTTGACATCTTGGTGATCTTTCCCGATGAGACGGGGGAAAGCTCTCAAACGGTTCTCTCTGAGGAGAAAAAGAAGGAGATACTCGAGTATTTCAAGCGACGCAGAATGGAAATGCCCCCGCTAGAGGGTTCCGTGAAGGAGCTTGTGGAAGAGGGCAGGCGCTAGTGCCACGGGCGATTGTGATTGATGCCTGCATCGCGTTGAAATGGGAATTCCGTGATGAAGATCATGCCGAGGCCGTTCTCGGGCTTCTCTCGGGCGCGATTGGTGGTTCGATAGAACTTGTAGCCCCTGTATTGTGGCTTTATGAAGTTGTAAACGTTCTTCGTAGCGCCGCCGCTAGCTCAAGGATGAGCCCAGAAGACGCTCTGAGAGACCTCCATCACCTATTGGCATCAGGTGTTCGTCTGGTTTCACAACATCCCGACCGATTCAACCTGATGTTGTCTGATGCCATTGCTTGTCAATGCTCCATTTACGACTTTTCTTATATTGATCTGGCCCGCCAACTTGGATGCGATTTCTTCACGGGAGACCGCAAGCTTTACAATCTGACGAGCGAGGCCTACCCGTTTGTCAGATGGATCGGGGATTTCGGAGCTGAACCTTGACTTCTTTCCGCCAGGCCCCAGAGAGGTGCTTTGTGAAGGAGGAGTCCAGCACGGCTAACGTGCTCCGGCTATATGAACTAGCCAGACAGGAGCAGGAGGTATCTCGAGGACGCTGACGCCAAAGAGGTGGATTCGTCGCGGTCAAGGGATGAATATGGGACCACTGGTTCTCTCCGAGAAACTCGACTTGCTCAGAGAGGTGCTGCGGCCAATCAGCCTTCAGGACAAGAGAGTGCTTGATGCAGGCACCGGCAGGACGAGCGCGAGAGCTTTGCTGGAGAAGGAGCCCTCGGAGATTGTGCTCGTGGCTGCCCCAGGAGATGAGAGGAAGGCAAAACCTGCACGCGAGGCGCTCGCACAGTTTCCTAACACCAAAGGCAATGTCATTCTCGGCGATCTGAGCAATAGTGGGCTTTCCCCGCCCGATTCATTCGATTTCGCACTGGCCGACTACCTAATCGGCGAGATCGATTGCTTTGCGCCCTCGATGCAGTTCCCCATCCTAGCCAACATCTATAATTGGCTTCGTCCCGGCGGCGAGCTGCTCATCGTCGATATCGAGCCGCCAGCGGTGAATAAGGTCGGCGTGCTATCTCTGATGCAGGAGTTTGTGTTTTGGGCGCAGATGACGAGTGTGCTGGCGAGGCGCTGGAAGGATAGACCGAGGGACTACAAGGCTGAATTGGTGTCCACGTGGTTGAAAGGGATCGGCTTTGCTGATATTCGGACAGACTACTACGAGAGGCGCCTCGATGTTGAATATGCGGACGGTATCCACAAGATGGCCGTCGAGCGGCTTTCTGGGCTGCGGAACGAGAGCATCAGGGAGGGATTGAGACACCAGCTGGACGCGGCTCTTTCGGCCATCAGAGATTTGCCTGCCTCACGATGGATCAACATGACCCAGACAAACTACTCGATCCGGGCAGTCAAGCGAGATGGATAGGTTTCCGGATTGGGTGGCCGAAGCCACATGATGAGAACACATGTCCCCCGCCTGAAAAGATGTTTCGGCTGCATGTTGGGTGTGGCGAGTGGGGACGCGCTTGGCGCGCCAGTTGAGTTCTTGCGCCTGCACGAAGAAGACAATCAGCGGACCGTCCAGTGATAGGGGCTCAAACCAACACACTTGTTTAACGCCCGCACCTATTGTGCAGACGGACCCGGCCACGAAGCGGTTGAACCTGATTGGCGCAAGACCTATCCTACGTCAGAAATGCCGCTACTAAGAATCTTTCCGGGGCCGCTCGGTTCTGGCAAAAAAGAGATATTCTGGTCTGAGTTGAAACGCCATCTCAAGCATGATAGCGCCGATACTCTGCTTTACCTCGTCCCATGTTTCTCCTACGCCAAGCAGATAGAGAGGGCGATGCTGGAGGACTTGCCCGGGTTCTTCTCATGGCCGCTTACGACGTTTGGCAGTCTTTTCAAGGACCTGTTCTCCGCGATGCAGGACCCGAGGTCTCTTGCAGGTGTTGCCGTGCTTGAATCGTTGCTCATGGGGCTTCTCGAGAACACCAGGAATGAGGGAGCGTTCTTCTCCCTCGGGGAGTCTGCCACAAGTCGCGGTATGTGCGCTGCGCTCGGAAGGCTCTTCAACACGTTTGAGAGGCATTCACTCATGGACGCGACGGACATCCGGCGAGCGATTGGCGAAAAGGACATGATTGAATGGAAGCATCTGGACGATGCGCTGCTGCTATACAGTCGGTATCGGGACACATTGCAGAGCAATGGGCTAATAGCCCCGGGCCACGCTGGCGCTCTGGTATGCAATGGCCTCCGAGCGAGGCATGTTGGCCTTATGAGAAGGCTGCTCGCGGTCAAGCTGTTGATCATTGATGGGTTCTTCAGTTTCTCGCCACTGGAGGAAGAACTGGTCGTGAGCCTCATCAAGGTGTTGCCAGAGACGTGGGTGGGCCTCGACATTGACACACGTGGGTCAGATGAGGTTTTCGAGCTGCCCCGGCGGACTCTCGCCAGGCTTCAATCGCTCTCCGGGCACGTGGACGTGAGGATTGAGCCGCTCCCAGGGCAAGAGACCAAGAATGAGGCAAGGCGCACGATCGCGAACAGCGTCTATGCTGACCGCACGAGCGGGCAAGTATCGGAGGCTGGAGCGCAGACCTGGCGGGAGCACCCAGCCGGGCTCTTGATCATTGAGGCGCACGACCCTAGAGACGAGTTTCAGGGAATGGCCAGAGCCATCAAGAGACTGGTCGTTGACGAAAGATGCGAGCCAGAGCGCATCGTAGTTACCTTCCCGCAGTTGAGCGAACGGGAGCATGACCTCCGGACGGTCTTTGGACAGTATGGCATCCCCGTGGCGGGCCCAGAGAGGCTTCAAGCGTCCCACTCCGCGAGTGTGCGGTCGGTTCTTTCCACCATCGAGATGGTTCAACAGGGGTTTCGGCGCAGCGATGTTCTCGAGTTCCTAAGAAGCCCCTATCTGCGGCCTGAAGGCATCTTGAAGCGCGCTGATGGCGAGAGGCAACGTGGAATCGATGTAGAATACATCGACGCCCGCACAAAAGAGGCGAAGATACAGGGCGGCGGCCAGGCGGGTGTGAATAGCTACCGTGTGGGGTTCGCTGCATTGCGCCGGCAGGTTGAGCGATCTCGCAATCGTGAAGAGGCGATTGGCGCAGGGGACAAGCAACTTAGGAAGTCTGACAAGCAGACTGGGTTTTTGGTCCAGGTTCTCGAGGCCCTAGACCTGAGATTCGGGAGGCCTTGTACACCCGAAGCTTTCAGAATCGCTTGCCTCGGTCTGATCTCCGAACTGCGGGTCTTTGACCGAACGGTGATTGCGTTTCACGAGGCGCGAGATACCAGCTCGCTTCAGGCTGAACTTAAAGCCCTTTCGCAGCTCGTGAAGACGATCGAGGAGGTCTGCTTGGGCCTTTCGGCGGCGGGAACGTCAGAAGCCTCGCCTCGGATGCTCTATTCCGGTCTTCTCATGGGGCTGAAACATGCCTACGTCTCGACCTCAAGGGAGTCAAAAGGTGTCCGGCTCTTGCCGATCAAGGAAGCATGGCTCGCCGATTGCGACTATCTCTTCTGCGGCGGCCTGACCGAAACGGGCTTCCCGGGACCGACCAGGGCGGACGTTTTCCTCCCGAAGGAGGCGAGAGCCCGGCTGGGTCTCCCTGCCATTGACGAGAAAGTCGCCGAGAGCAAGTTTCTCGTGCACGCTCTACTTATGAGCGCGTCCGGCCGGGTGTGGTTTTCCTATCCTAGCAGCGTCGATGAAAAGCCTTCCCTGCCCGCAACAGCCCTTCTCGAGATACAGGACGCAGCCGGCATTGCGCCCCAGAGGTGGCAGGATGTCGAGATGCCCAGAGGCCGTGCATACGCCTCAACAGAGCTGCAGGCCGCCCTCGGCTCTTTGGCGCGTGGCAATCCATCGCAGCACCCAAAAGAGCTCCTGCCTGAGGCCCTGA contains:
- a CDS encoding type II toxin-antitoxin system VapC family toxin → MPRAIVIDACIALKWEFRDEDHAEAVLGLLSGAIGGSIELVAPVLWLYEVVNVLRSAAASSRMSPEDALRDLHHLLASGVRLVSQHPDRFNLMLSDAIACQCSIYDFSYIDLARQLGCDFFTGDRKLYNLTSEAYPFVRWIGDFGAEP
- a CDS encoding class I SAM-dependent methyltransferase, producing MGPLVLSEKLDLLREVLRPISLQDKRVLDAGTGRTSARALLEKEPSEIVLVAAPGDERKAKPAREALAQFPNTKGNVILGDLSNSGLSPPDSFDFALADYLIGEIDCFAPSMQFPILANIYNWLRPGGELLIVDIEPPAVNKVGVLSLMQEFVFWAQMTSVLARRWKDRPRDYKAELVSTWLKGIGFADIRTDYYERRLDVEYADGIHKMAVERLSGLRNESIREGLRHQLDAALSAIRDLPASRWINMTQTNYSIRAVKRDG
- a CDS encoding PD-(D/E)XK nuclease family protein, coding for MPLLRIFPGPLGSGKKEIFWSELKRHLKHDSADTLLYLVPCFSYAKQIERAMLEDLPGFFSWPLTTFGSLFKDLFSAMQDPRSLAGVAVLESLLMGLLENTRNEGAFFSLGESATSRGMCAALGRLFNTFERHSLMDATDIRRAIGEKDMIEWKHLDDALLLYSRYRDTLQSNGLIAPGHAGALVCNGLRARHVGLMRRLLAVKLLIIDGFFSFSPLEEELVVSLIKVLPETWVGLDIDTRGSDEVFELPRRTLARLQSLSGHVDVRIEPLPGQETKNEARRTIANSVYADRTSGQVSEAGAQTWREHPAGLLIIEAHDPRDEFQGMARAIKRLVVDERCEPERIVVTFPQLSEREHDLRTVFGQYGIPVAGPERLQASHSASVRSVLSTIEMVQQGFRRSDVLEFLRSPYLRPEGILKRADGERQRGIDVEYIDARTKEAKIQGGGQAGVNSYRVGFAALRRQVERSRNREEAIGAGDKQLRKSDKQTGFLVQVLEALDLRFGRPCTPEAFRIACLGLISELRVFDRTVIAFHEARDTSSLQAELKALSQLVKTIEEVCLGLSAAGTSEASPRMLYSGLLMGLKHAYVSTSRESKGVRLLPIKEAWLADCDYLFCGGLTETGFPGPTRADVFLPKEARARLGLPAIDEKVAESKFLVHALLMSASGRVWFSYPSSVDEKPSLPATALLEIQDAAGIAPQRWQDVEMPRGRAYASTELQAALGSLARGNPSQHPKELLPEALTVLGQDSSDPSGAYATPRGIIRRVQSALPQVGDGPELNGVISQQWRGQIRELLTDEKLSQAHGRRVFYVSRAALDDYLTCPFKFFASRILKLKPEDEFDADIAAKDLGTLLHKVLCSFYRGRRRPDGTIERVTLQNRDAARSRVRAIATEHIPLWVPPGAPTERVSSLLLGQQGLLDAFIESEAADESSFEPTLLEASFGPVTGHGRSGEVLSPEPLLLRCEVDGSEEMVAVNGVIDRVDMRTDGGQRIYRVLDYKTGTIPGPKEIREGTSLQLPIYVAAIGQALRCDATAAYYVLSETEGVRMRDYSKKDELEAAVRELPLVVSGVLRSILAGSFPPRPKNDNDRLCSWCDFRTVCRRPRLGSSAL